A genomic segment from Pectinophora gossypiella chromosome 3, ilPecGoss1.1, whole genome shotgun sequence encodes:
- the LOC126381755 gene encoding uncharacterized protein LOC126381755 isoform X1: MRQEITSQNEVSTQLSLIDVLLSDLDKTITPCTNKKNEKKEEETQDAMPDSTTNTEKSNANPFHCGDDVLVPNKDGRYYLGTIVELSTSNDNDSCEVGAGVARCLVKFGDGTHSWAAVSALKLLSAPPADDGRIMCVVCKRREGPPPAAGPATNAIIACDMCGRGYHAKCHSPPVDAWINGASWHCKRCVDQRYRVAAAENRASKRSDLFRFKGGQQRRQQELTPPCDTASTTSSTASEAGKDQNETHCYCGEKSDWLAQMLLCCRCNRWFHQRCVSSLQYPLYAGDKLYIFACARCNGGEEYLRRLELCWLDLAHLALYNLTAYNAPNYFDLDTVIMPYIMDNWHALQLPEKMWRTPVNERREKILTALTSSRKRFKCGREMKKRATIWGLRFRRPPPPPAQLAALEQIKKGEPLTDELVREYSSRLRFLPRAPSPPAVSTVDDSLQPSSSNNDKSSYKNHNQRMIVPVDGHWLNLMMGKRFHENLNSNSNSENDSTSSYESIKPTETDERPATTICTSTPRKSDAKDDNLEKVKEKSESNEVKSSCQTPPVPSLKTSLVSCSVKLDKIPKDEIDDADLSKNNSSKFNINSHSTRIATMNLEISKLSTKNIIEHSKIMSLQHMDSLPPYGTSFNHDMESSGDETSSRGTLDAIIPPLKDFQGKNNPFLMQNSYSSKKPLKSAMNVYNKQNGKQNNFHSRYSLPVQLNPLMGPLVRPLKRKLSEKDIVIGPNGEVKRRKYRRPRKYLQMQQLNKSCPLPDDNKTVQNQNENGEVTPQPGHNVKFHGRRLRQRQEKNYYENARRNTANSASNNSVKSLQLSPHKTNGGSVETDADQLSKLKSRVQSYFRDGQTFRVLARRLAPAASPAYLIEWDSAT, translated from the exons GAACAATAGTAGAGCTAAGCACAAGCAATGACAACGACTCGTGCGAGGTGGGCGCGGGCGTGGCGCGCTGCCTGGTCAAGTTCGGGGATGGCACGCACTCGTGGGCGGCAGTGTCCGCGCTGAAGCTGCTGAGCGCGCCGCCGGCTGACGATGGCCGCATTATGTGTGTGGTGTGCAAGCGGCGCGAGGGGCCCCCGCCGGCCGCCGGGCCCGCCACCAACGCCATTATCGCCTGCGACATGTGCGGACGTGGGTACCACGCCAAATGCCACTCGCCGCCCGTCGATGCGTGGATTAATG GTGCGTCATGGCACTGCAAGCGATGCGTGGACCAAAGGTACCGGGTGGCGGCGGCGGAGAACCGAGCGTCGAAGCGATCTGACCTCTTCCGGTTTAAGGGCGGCCAACAGCGGCGGCAGCAGGAATTAACTCCGCCTTGTGAT ACTGCATCGACGACCTCATCAACCGCATCAGAAGCAGGCAAAGATCAGAATGAAACTCATTGTTATTGCGGAGAAAAGAGTGATTGGTTAGCACAG ATGTTACTTTGCTGTCGATGTAACCGCTGGTTTCACCAAAGATGCGTTTCCAGTTTACAGTATCCGTTGTACGCCGGCGATAA ATTGTACATATTCGCTTGCGCGCGGTGCAACGGCGGCGAGGAGTATCTACGGCGGCTGGAGCTGTGCTGGCTCGACCTAGCGCACCTGGCGCTCTATAATCTGACGGCCTACAACGCGCCCAACTACTTCGACCTTGACACCGTCATCATGCCCTACATAATGGATAACTGGCACGCTCTACAGTTGCCCGAGAAG ATGTGGCGGACACCGGTGAACGAGCGTCGAGAGAAAATCCTGACAGCGCTGACGTCGTCAAGAAAGCGGTTCAAGTGTGGTAGGGAGATGAAGAAGCGAGCCACTATCTGGGGGCTCCGGTTCCGtaggccgccgccgccgcccgcacAGCTAGCTGCCCTAGAGCAG ATAAAGAAGGGAGAGCCTCTAACGGATGAGTTAGTGCGGGAGTATTCGTCTCGGCTCCGGTTCCTGCCGCGAGCACCCTCGCCGCCCGCGGTGTCCACAGTCGATGACAG TTTACAGCCTTCCAGTAGTAACAACGATAAAAGTTCCTATAAAAATCATAATCAGCGTATGATAGTACCCGTCGACGGGCACTGGTTGAATCTGATGATGGGAAAAAGGTTTCACGAAAACTTGAACTCGAATTCTAATTCAGAAAACGACTCCACTAGTTCCTATGAATCAATAAAGCCTACCGAAACAGACGAGCGGCCAGCGACCACCATTTGTACTTCCACTCCTCGAAAGTCTGATGCCAAAGATGATAATTTAGAAAAAGTTAAAGAAAAATCCGAAAGCAATGAAGTTAAATCCAGTTGTCAAACTCCTCCAGTGCCATCTCTAAAAACATCGCTAGTTTCCTGCTCTGTAAAATTAGATAAAATACCCAAAGATGAAATAGACGACGCAGACTTGAGCAAAAATAATTCTAGTAAGTTTAATATCAACTCGCATTCAACTAGAATAGCTACAATGAACTTAGAAATATCTAAGCTATCTACCAAGAATATCATCGAACATTCCAAAATCATGTCTCTGCAACATATGGACAGTTTGCCTCCGTACGGTACCAGCTTTAACCATGACATGGAATCTTCTGGCGACGAAACTTCCAGTCGTGGCACTTTAGACGCTATCATACCACCATTAAAAGACTTTCAGGGTAAAAACAACCCATTCTTAATGCAGAATAGTTATTCATCCAAAAAGCCATTGAAGTCGGCGATGaatgtttataataaacaaaatggaAAGCAGAATAACTTCCATTCAAGATATTCGTTGCCTGTGCAACTGAACCCGCTGATGGGCCCTCTCGTCCGACCTTTGAAAAGGAAACTTAGCGAAAAAGACATCGTTATAGGACCAAATGGAGAAGTAAAGCGTAGGAAATATAGAAGACCGAGAAAGTATTTACAAATGCAACAG ttAAATAAATCGTGTCCACTGCCTGATGACAACAAAACCGTCCAGAATCAAAATGAGAACGGCGAAGTCACCCCGCAACCCGGACACAACGTGAAATTTCACGGTAGAAGACTGAGACAAAGACAAGAAAAGAATTACTACGAGAACGCGCGGCGGAACACGGCTAACAGCGCCAGTAATAATAGTGTGAAGAGCCTGCAATTGAGCCCGCATAAAACAAATGGCGGGAGTGTGGAAACGGACGCGGATCAGTTGTCCAAGTTGAAGTCACGCGTGCAGTCATACTTCCGCGACGGGCAGACATTCCGTGTACTCGCGCGCAGACTGGCGCCCGCCGCGTCACCAGCCTACCTCATTGAGTGGGACTCCGCAACCTAG
- the LOC126381755 gene encoding uncharacterized protein LOC126381755 isoform X3, producing the protein MVSTQLSLIDVLLSDLDKTITPCTNKKNEKKEEETQDAMPDSTTNTEKSNANPFHCGDDVLVPNKDGRYYLGTIVELSTSNDNDSCEVGAGVARCLVKFGDGTHSWAAVSALKLLSAPPADDGRIMCVVCKRREGPPPAAGPATNAIIACDMCGRGYHAKCHSPPVDAWINGASWHCKRCVDQRYRVAAAENRASKRSDLFRFKGGQQRRQQELTPPCDTASTTSSTASEAGKDQNETHCYCGEKSDWLAQMLLCCRCNRWFHQRCVSSLQYPLYAGDKLYIFACARCNGGEEYLRRLELCWLDLAHLALYNLTAYNAPNYFDLDTVIMPYIMDNWHALQLPEKMWRTPVNERREKILTALTSSRKRFKCGREMKKRATIWGLRFRRPPPPPAQLAALEQIKKGEPLTDELVREYSSRLRFLPRAPSPPAVSTVDDSLQPSSSNNDKSSYKNHNQRMIVPVDGHWLNLMMGKRFHENLNSNSNSENDSTSSYESIKPTETDERPATTICTSTPRKSDAKDDNLEKVKEKSESNEVKSSCQTPPVPSLKTSLVSCSVKLDKIPKDEIDDADLSKNNSSKFNINSHSTRIATMNLEISKLSTKNIIEHSKIMSLQHMDSLPPYGTSFNHDMESSGDETSSRGTLDAIIPPLKDFQGKNNPFLMQNSYSSKKPLKSAMNVYNKQNGKQNNFHSRYSLPVQLNPLMGPLVRPLKRKLSEKDIVIGPNGEVKRRKYRRPRKYLQMQQLNKSCPLPDDNKTVQNQNENGEVTPQPGHNVKFHGRRLRQRQEKNYYENARRNTANSASNNSVKSLQLSPHKTNGGSVETDADQLSKLKSRVQSYFRDGQTFRVLARRLAPAASPAYLIEWDSAT; encoded by the exons GAACAATAGTAGAGCTAAGCACAAGCAATGACAACGACTCGTGCGAGGTGGGCGCGGGCGTGGCGCGCTGCCTGGTCAAGTTCGGGGATGGCACGCACTCGTGGGCGGCAGTGTCCGCGCTGAAGCTGCTGAGCGCGCCGCCGGCTGACGATGGCCGCATTATGTGTGTGGTGTGCAAGCGGCGCGAGGGGCCCCCGCCGGCCGCCGGGCCCGCCACCAACGCCATTATCGCCTGCGACATGTGCGGACGTGGGTACCACGCCAAATGCCACTCGCCGCCCGTCGATGCGTGGATTAATG GTGCGTCATGGCACTGCAAGCGATGCGTGGACCAAAGGTACCGGGTGGCGGCGGCGGAGAACCGAGCGTCGAAGCGATCTGACCTCTTCCGGTTTAAGGGCGGCCAACAGCGGCGGCAGCAGGAATTAACTCCGCCTTGTGAT ACTGCATCGACGACCTCATCAACCGCATCAGAAGCAGGCAAAGATCAGAATGAAACTCATTGTTATTGCGGAGAAAAGAGTGATTGGTTAGCACAG ATGTTACTTTGCTGTCGATGTAACCGCTGGTTTCACCAAAGATGCGTTTCCAGTTTACAGTATCCGTTGTACGCCGGCGATAA ATTGTACATATTCGCTTGCGCGCGGTGCAACGGCGGCGAGGAGTATCTACGGCGGCTGGAGCTGTGCTGGCTCGACCTAGCGCACCTGGCGCTCTATAATCTGACGGCCTACAACGCGCCCAACTACTTCGACCTTGACACCGTCATCATGCCCTACATAATGGATAACTGGCACGCTCTACAGTTGCCCGAGAAG ATGTGGCGGACACCGGTGAACGAGCGTCGAGAGAAAATCCTGACAGCGCTGACGTCGTCAAGAAAGCGGTTCAAGTGTGGTAGGGAGATGAAGAAGCGAGCCACTATCTGGGGGCTCCGGTTCCGtaggccgccgccgccgcccgcacAGCTAGCTGCCCTAGAGCAG ATAAAGAAGGGAGAGCCTCTAACGGATGAGTTAGTGCGGGAGTATTCGTCTCGGCTCCGGTTCCTGCCGCGAGCACCCTCGCCGCCCGCGGTGTCCACAGTCGATGACAG TTTACAGCCTTCCAGTAGTAACAACGATAAAAGTTCCTATAAAAATCATAATCAGCGTATGATAGTACCCGTCGACGGGCACTGGTTGAATCTGATGATGGGAAAAAGGTTTCACGAAAACTTGAACTCGAATTCTAATTCAGAAAACGACTCCACTAGTTCCTATGAATCAATAAAGCCTACCGAAACAGACGAGCGGCCAGCGACCACCATTTGTACTTCCACTCCTCGAAAGTCTGATGCCAAAGATGATAATTTAGAAAAAGTTAAAGAAAAATCCGAAAGCAATGAAGTTAAATCCAGTTGTCAAACTCCTCCAGTGCCATCTCTAAAAACATCGCTAGTTTCCTGCTCTGTAAAATTAGATAAAATACCCAAAGATGAAATAGACGACGCAGACTTGAGCAAAAATAATTCTAGTAAGTTTAATATCAACTCGCATTCAACTAGAATAGCTACAATGAACTTAGAAATATCTAAGCTATCTACCAAGAATATCATCGAACATTCCAAAATCATGTCTCTGCAACATATGGACAGTTTGCCTCCGTACGGTACCAGCTTTAACCATGACATGGAATCTTCTGGCGACGAAACTTCCAGTCGTGGCACTTTAGACGCTATCATACCACCATTAAAAGACTTTCAGGGTAAAAACAACCCATTCTTAATGCAGAATAGTTATTCATCCAAAAAGCCATTGAAGTCGGCGATGaatgtttataataaacaaaatggaAAGCAGAATAACTTCCATTCAAGATATTCGTTGCCTGTGCAACTGAACCCGCTGATGGGCCCTCTCGTCCGACCTTTGAAAAGGAAACTTAGCGAAAAAGACATCGTTATAGGACCAAATGGAGAAGTAAAGCGTAGGAAATATAGAAGACCGAGAAAGTATTTACAAATGCAACAG ttAAATAAATCGTGTCCACTGCCTGATGACAACAAAACCGTCCAGAATCAAAATGAGAACGGCGAAGTCACCCCGCAACCCGGACACAACGTGAAATTTCACGGTAGAAGACTGAGACAAAGACAAGAAAAGAATTACTACGAGAACGCGCGGCGGAACACGGCTAACAGCGCCAGTAATAATAGTGTGAAGAGCCTGCAATTGAGCCCGCATAAAACAAATGGCGGGAGTGTGGAAACGGACGCGGATCAGTTGTCCAAGTTGAAGTCACGCGTGCAGTCATACTTCCGCGACGGGCAGACATTCCGTGTACTCGCGCGCAGACTGGCGCCCGCCGCGTCACCAGCCTACCTCATTGAGTGGGACTCCGCAACCTAG
- the LOC126381755 gene encoding metal-response element-binding transcription factor 2 isoform X4, translated as MPDSTTNTEKSNANPFHCGDDVLVPNKDGRYYLGTIVELSTSNDNDSCEVGAGVARCLVKFGDGTHSWAAVSALKLLSAPPADDGRIMCVVCKRREGPPPAAGPATNAIIACDMCGRGYHAKCHSPPVDAWINGASWHCKRCVDQRYRVAAAENRASKRSDLFRFKGGQQRRQQELTPPCDTASTTSSTASEAGKDQNETHCYCGEKSDWLAQMLLCCRCNRWFHQRCVSSLQYPLYAGDKLYIFACARCNGGEEYLRRLELCWLDLAHLALYNLTAYNAPNYFDLDTVIMPYIMDNWHALQLPEKMWRTPVNERREKILTALTSSRKRFKCGREMKKRATIWGLRFRRPPPPPAQLAALEQIKKGEPLTDELVREYSSRLRFLPRAPSPPAVSTVDDSLQPSSSNNDKSSYKNHNQRMIVPVDGHWLNLMMGKRFHENLNSNSNSENDSTSSYESIKPTETDERPATTICTSTPRKSDAKDDNLEKVKEKSESNEVKSSCQTPPVPSLKTSLVSCSVKLDKIPKDEIDDADLSKNNSSKFNINSHSTRIATMNLEISKLSTKNIIEHSKIMSLQHMDSLPPYGTSFNHDMESSGDETSSRGTLDAIIPPLKDFQGKNNPFLMQNSYSSKKPLKSAMNVYNKQNGKQNNFHSRYSLPVQLNPLMGPLVRPLKRKLSEKDIVIGPNGEVKRRKYRRPRKYLQMQQLNKSCPLPDDNKTVQNQNENGEVTPQPGHNVKFHGRRLRQRQEKNYYENARRNTANSASNNSVKSLQLSPHKTNGGSVETDADQLSKLKSRVQSYFRDGQTFRVLARRLAPAASPAYLIEWDSAT; from the exons GAACAATAGTAGAGCTAAGCACAAGCAATGACAACGACTCGTGCGAGGTGGGCGCGGGCGTGGCGCGCTGCCTGGTCAAGTTCGGGGATGGCACGCACTCGTGGGCGGCAGTGTCCGCGCTGAAGCTGCTGAGCGCGCCGCCGGCTGACGATGGCCGCATTATGTGTGTGGTGTGCAAGCGGCGCGAGGGGCCCCCGCCGGCCGCCGGGCCCGCCACCAACGCCATTATCGCCTGCGACATGTGCGGACGTGGGTACCACGCCAAATGCCACTCGCCGCCCGTCGATGCGTGGATTAATG GTGCGTCATGGCACTGCAAGCGATGCGTGGACCAAAGGTACCGGGTGGCGGCGGCGGAGAACCGAGCGTCGAAGCGATCTGACCTCTTCCGGTTTAAGGGCGGCCAACAGCGGCGGCAGCAGGAATTAACTCCGCCTTGTGAT ACTGCATCGACGACCTCATCAACCGCATCAGAAGCAGGCAAAGATCAGAATGAAACTCATTGTTATTGCGGAGAAAAGAGTGATTGGTTAGCACAG ATGTTACTTTGCTGTCGATGTAACCGCTGGTTTCACCAAAGATGCGTTTCCAGTTTACAGTATCCGTTGTACGCCGGCGATAA ATTGTACATATTCGCTTGCGCGCGGTGCAACGGCGGCGAGGAGTATCTACGGCGGCTGGAGCTGTGCTGGCTCGACCTAGCGCACCTGGCGCTCTATAATCTGACGGCCTACAACGCGCCCAACTACTTCGACCTTGACACCGTCATCATGCCCTACATAATGGATAACTGGCACGCTCTACAGTTGCCCGAGAAG ATGTGGCGGACACCGGTGAACGAGCGTCGAGAGAAAATCCTGACAGCGCTGACGTCGTCAAGAAAGCGGTTCAAGTGTGGTAGGGAGATGAAGAAGCGAGCCACTATCTGGGGGCTCCGGTTCCGtaggccgccgccgccgcccgcacAGCTAGCTGCCCTAGAGCAG ATAAAGAAGGGAGAGCCTCTAACGGATGAGTTAGTGCGGGAGTATTCGTCTCGGCTCCGGTTCCTGCCGCGAGCACCCTCGCCGCCCGCGGTGTCCACAGTCGATGACAG TTTACAGCCTTCCAGTAGTAACAACGATAAAAGTTCCTATAAAAATCATAATCAGCGTATGATAGTACCCGTCGACGGGCACTGGTTGAATCTGATGATGGGAAAAAGGTTTCACGAAAACTTGAACTCGAATTCTAATTCAGAAAACGACTCCACTAGTTCCTATGAATCAATAAAGCCTACCGAAACAGACGAGCGGCCAGCGACCACCATTTGTACTTCCACTCCTCGAAAGTCTGATGCCAAAGATGATAATTTAGAAAAAGTTAAAGAAAAATCCGAAAGCAATGAAGTTAAATCCAGTTGTCAAACTCCTCCAGTGCCATCTCTAAAAACATCGCTAGTTTCCTGCTCTGTAAAATTAGATAAAATACCCAAAGATGAAATAGACGACGCAGACTTGAGCAAAAATAATTCTAGTAAGTTTAATATCAACTCGCATTCAACTAGAATAGCTACAATGAACTTAGAAATATCTAAGCTATCTACCAAGAATATCATCGAACATTCCAAAATCATGTCTCTGCAACATATGGACAGTTTGCCTCCGTACGGTACCAGCTTTAACCATGACATGGAATCTTCTGGCGACGAAACTTCCAGTCGTGGCACTTTAGACGCTATCATACCACCATTAAAAGACTTTCAGGGTAAAAACAACCCATTCTTAATGCAGAATAGTTATTCATCCAAAAAGCCATTGAAGTCGGCGATGaatgtttataataaacaaaatggaAAGCAGAATAACTTCCATTCAAGATATTCGTTGCCTGTGCAACTGAACCCGCTGATGGGCCCTCTCGTCCGACCTTTGAAAAGGAAACTTAGCGAAAAAGACATCGTTATAGGACCAAATGGAGAAGTAAAGCGTAGGAAATATAGAAGACCGAGAAAGTATTTACAAATGCAACAG ttAAATAAATCGTGTCCACTGCCTGATGACAACAAAACCGTCCAGAATCAAAATGAGAACGGCGAAGTCACCCCGCAACCCGGACACAACGTGAAATTTCACGGTAGAAGACTGAGACAAAGACAAGAAAAGAATTACTACGAGAACGCGCGGCGGAACACGGCTAACAGCGCCAGTAATAATAGTGTGAAGAGCCTGCAATTGAGCCCGCATAAAACAAATGGCGGGAGTGTGGAAACGGACGCGGATCAGTTGTCCAAGTTGAAGTCACGCGTGCAGTCATACTTCCGCGACGGGCAGACATTCCGTGTACTCGCGCGCAGACTGGCGCCCGCCGCGTCACCAGCCTACCTCATTGAGTGGGACTCCGCAACCTAG
- the LOC126381755 gene encoding uncharacterized protein LOC126381755 isoform X2, producing MDINTEVSTQLSLIDVLLSDLDKTITPCTNKKNEKKEEETQDAMPDSTTNTEKSNANPFHCGDDVLVPNKDGRYYLGTIVELSTSNDNDSCEVGAGVARCLVKFGDGTHSWAAVSALKLLSAPPADDGRIMCVVCKRREGPPPAAGPATNAIIACDMCGRGYHAKCHSPPVDAWINGASWHCKRCVDQRYRVAAAENRASKRSDLFRFKGGQQRRQQELTPPCDTASTTSSTASEAGKDQNETHCYCGEKSDWLAQMLLCCRCNRWFHQRCVSSLQYPLYAGDKLYIFACARCNGGEEYLRRLELCWLDLAHLALYNLTAYNAPNYFDLDTVIMPYIMDNWHALQLPEKMWRTPVNERREKILTALTSSRKRFKCGREMKKRATIWGLRFRRPPPPPAQLAALEQIKKGEPLTDELVREYSSRLRFLPRAPSPPAVSTVDDSLQPSSSNNDKSSYKNHNQRMIVPVDGHWLNLMMGKRFHENLNSNSNSENDSTSSYESIKPTETDERPATTICTSTPRKSDAKDDNLEKVKEKSESNEVKSSCQTPPVPSLKTSLVSCSVKLDKIPKDEIDDADLSKNNSSKFNINSHSTRIATMNLEISKLSTKNIIEHSKIMSLQHMDSLPPYGTSFNHDMESSGDETSSRGTLDAIIPPLKDFQGKNNPFLMQNSYSSKKPLKSAMNVYNKQNGKQNNFHSRYSLPVQLNPLMGPLVRPLKRKLSEKDIVIGPNGEVKRRKYRRPRKYLQMQQLNKSCPLPDDNKTVQNQNENGEVTPQPGHNVKFHGRRLRQRQEKNYYENARRNTANSASNNSVKSLQLSPHKTNGGSVETDADQLSKLKSRVQSYFRDGQTFRVLARRLAPAASPAYLIEWDSAT from the exons GAACAATAGTAGAGCTAAGCACAAGCAATGACAACGACTCGTGCGAGGTGGGCGCGGGCGTGGCGCGCTGCCTGGTCAAGTTCGGGGATGGCACGCACTCGTGGGCGGCAGTGTCCGCGCTGAAGCTGCTGAGCGCGCCGCCGGCTGACGATGGCCGCATTATGTGTGTGGTGTGCAAGCGGCGCGAGGGGCCCCCGCCGGCCGCCGGGCCCGCCACCAACGCCATTATCGCCTGCGACATGTGCGGACGTGGGTACCACGCCAAATGCCACTCGCCGCCCGTCGATGCGTGGATTAATG GTGCGTCATGGCACTGCAAGCGATGCGTGGACCAAAGGTACCGGGTGGCGGCGGCGGAGAACCGAGCGTCGAAGCGATCTGACCTCTTCCGGTTTAAGGGCGGCCAACAGCGGCGGCAGCAGGAATTAACTCCGCCTTGTGAT ACTGCATCGACGACCTCATCAACCGCATCAGAAGCAGGCAAAGATCAGAATGAAACTCATTGTTATTGCGGAGAAAAGAGTGATTGGTTAGCACAG ATGTTACTTTGCTGTCGATGTAACCGCTGGTTTCACCAAAGATGCGTTTCCAGTTTACAGTATCCGTTGTACGCCGGCGATAA ATTGTACATATTCGCTTGCGCGCGGTGCAACGGCGGCGAGGAGTATCTACGGCGGCTGGAGCTGTGCTGGCTCGACCTAGCGCACCTGGCGCTCTATAATCTGACGGCCTACAACGCGCCCAACTACTTCGACCTTGACACCGTCATCATGCCCTACATAATGGATAACTGGCACGCTCTACAGTTGCCCGAGAAG ATGTGGCGGACACCGGTGAACGAGCGTCGAGAGAAAATCCTGACAGCGCTGACGTCGTCAAGAAAGCGGTTCAAGTGTGGTAGGGAGATGAAGAAGCGAGCCACTATCTGGGGGCTCCGGTTCCGtaggccgccgccgccgcccgcacAGCTAGCTGCCCTAGAGCAG ATAAAGAAGGGAGAGCCTCTAACGGATGAGTTAGTGCGGGAGTATTCGTCTCGGCTCCGGTTCCTGCCGCGAGCACCCTCGCCGCCCGCGGTGTCCACAGTCGATGACAG TTTACAGCCTTCCAGTAGTAACAACGATAAAAGTTCCTATAAAAATCATAATCAGCGTATGATAGTACCCGTCGACGGGCACTGGTTGAATCTGATGATGGGAAAAAGGTTTCACGAAAACTTGAACTCGAATTCTAATTCAGAAAACGACTCCACTAGTTCCTATGAATCAATAAAGCCTACCGAAACAGACGAGCGGCCAGCGACCACCATTTGTACTTCCACTCCTCGAAAGTCTGATGCCAAAGATGATAATTTAGAAAAAGTTAAAGAAAAATCCGAAAGCAATGAAGTTAAATCCAGTTGTCAAACTCCTCCAGTGCCATCTCTAAAAACATCGCTAGTTTCCTGCTCTGTAAAATTAGATAAAATACCCAAAGATGAAATAGACGACGCAGACTTGAGCAAAAATAATTCTAGTAAGTTTAATATCAACTCGCATTCAACTAGAATAGCTACAATGAACTTAGAAATATCTAAGCTATCTACCAAGAATATCATCGAACATTCCAAAATCATGTCTCTGCAACATATGGACAGTTTGCCTCCGTACGGTACCAGCTTTAACCATGACATGGAATCTTCTGGCGACGAAACTTCCAGTCGTGGCACTTTAGACGCTATCATACCACCATTAAAAGACTTTCAGGGTAAAAACAACCCATTCTTAATGCAGAATAGTTATTCATCCAAAAAGCCATTGAAGTCGGCGATGaatgtttataataaacaaaatggaAAGCAGAATAACTTCCATTCAAGATATTCGTTGCCTGTGCAACTGAACCCGCTGATGGGCCCTCTCGTCCGACCTTTGAAAAGGAAACTTAGCGAAAAAGACATCGTTATAGGACCAAATGGAGAAGTAAAGCGTAGGAAATATAGAAGACCGAGAAAGTATTTACAAATGCAACAG ttAAATAAATCGTGTCCACTGCCTGATGACAACAAAACCGTCCAGAATCAAAATGAGAACGGCGAAGTCACCCCGCAACCCGGACACAACGTGAAATTTCACGGTAGAAGACTGAGACAAAGACAAGAAAAGAATTACTACGAGAACGCGCGGCGGAACACGGCTAACAGCGCCAGTAATAATAGTGTGAAGAGCCTGCAATTGAGCCCGCATAAAACAAATGGCGGGAGTGTGGAAACGGACGCGGATCAGTTGTCCAAGTTGAAGTCACGCGTGCAGTCATACTTCCGCGACGGGCAGACATTCCGTGTACTCGCGCGCAGACTGGCGCCCGCCGCGTCACCAGCCTACCTCATTGAGTGGGACTCCGCAACCTAG